A region of Aquarana catesbeiana isolate 2022-GZ linkage group LG08, ASM4218655v1, whole genome shotgun sequence DNA encodes the following proteins:
- the HNRNPH3 gene encoding heterogeneous nuclear ribonucleoprotein H3 isoform X2: MADECIVRVRGLPWSCTREEVLEFFSADCNIADGAGGIHFTMSKEGRPSGEAFIVLETEEDLKKSLEKDRKYMGHRYIEVFKSNNTEMEWVLKHSSAGDSESSTDGTVRLRGLPFGCSKEEIVQFFSGLRIVPNGITLTVDYQGRSTGEAFVQFASKEIAEKALGKHKERIGHRYIEIFKSSRSEIRSSYDPPRRMMGGQRPGPYDRPMGGGGGGSGGGRGAYYGAGRGNMYDRMRGGGGGGYGGGYGGFDEYSGYNNYGFGDGFDDRLRESRGMTQGYPGAADGGTGFHSGHFVHMRGLPFRASESDIASFFSPLTPIRVHIDIGADGRATGEADVEFATHEDAVAAMSKDKNNMQHRYIELFLNSTAGGGAGMGSGMGSQMGNQMGSGMGCYGRETLDGTGYGAVGRMGMTGNYSGCYPNPDGLGGYDIQNSLL, encoded by the exons atGGCAGATGAATGCATTGTAAGAGTCCGTGGTTTGCCATGGTCCTGCACCCGGGAAGAAGTACTGGAATTtttttcag CCGACTGCAATATTGCTGATGGAGCCGGTGGCATTCACTTCACAATGTCCAAGGAAGGCCGCCCTAGTGGAGAAGCCTTTATTGTATTGGAAACAGAAGAAGATCTTAAAAAGTCACTAGAAAAAGACCGGAAATATATGGGTCACAGATATATTGAAG TTTTCAAGTCAAACAACACGGAAATGGAATGGGTCTTAAAACACAGCAGTGCTGGCGATTCAGAATCCTCCACAGATGGAACTGTGAGGCTTCGTGGGCTACCCTTTGGCTGCAGCAAAGAGGAGATTGTGCAGTTTTTCTCAG GGTTGAGAATCGTGCCAAATGGGATTACATTGACGGTGGACTACCAGGGGAGAAGCACAGGGGAGGCCTTCGTACAGTTTGCTTCAAAGGAGATAGCAGAAAAAGCTCTGGGGAAACACAAGGAAAGAATAGGGCACAG ATACATTGAAATATTTAAAAGTAGCAGAAGTGAAATCCGATCATCCTATGATCCACCTCGAAGAATGATGGGGGGACAGCGTCCAGGACCTTATGATCGACcaatgggtggtggtggtggtggtagcggTGGTGGCCGAGGTGCCTATTACGGAGCTGGCCGTGGCAACATGTATGATCGTAtgcgaggaggtggaggaggaggttaTGGGGGTG GCTATGGGGGATTCGATGAGTACAGTGGTTATAATAACTATGGCTTTGGAGATGGCTTTGACGATCGACTTAGAGAAAGCAGAG gtaTGACTCAAGGTTACCCCGGAGCAGCTGATGGTGGCACTGGTTTTCACAGTGGGCATTTTGTTCATATGCGGGGCTTACCTTTCCGTGCCTCAGAAAGCGATATTGCCAGT TTCTTTTCCCCACTTACACCCATCAGAGTACATATTGATATTGGGGCAGATGGAAGAGCCACTGGAGAAGCAGATGTGGAATTTGCAACACATGAAGATGCAGTAGCAGCCATGTCCAAAGATAAAAACAACATGC agcatCGGTACATTGAGCTATTTTTGAACTCAACTGCTGGTGGTGGTGCCGGAATGGGCAGCGGAATGGGCAGTCAAATGGGCAATCAAATGGGTAGTGGAATGGGATGTTATGGCAGAGAAACTTTAG ATGGTACGGGCTATGGTGCAGTTGGCAGAATGGGAATGACTGGAAACTACAGTGGATGTTATCCAAATCCAGATGGTCTAGGTGGTTATG ACATACagaattcactcctgtaa
- the HNRNPH3 gene encoding heterogeneous nuclear ribonucleoprotein H3 isoform X1, producing MADECIVRVRGLPWSCTREEVLEFFSADCNIADGAGGIHFTMSKEGRPSGEAFIVLETEEDLKKSLEKDRKYMGHRYIEVFKSNNTEMEWVLKHSSAGDSESSTDGTVRLRGLPFGCSKEEIVQFFSGLRIVPNGITLTVDYQGRSTGEAFVQFASKEIAEKALGKHKERIGHRYIEIFKSSRSEIRSSYDPPRRMMGGQRPGPYDRPMGGGGGGSGGGRGAYYGAGRGNMYDRMRGGGGGGYGGGYGGFDEYSGYNNYGFGDGFDDRLRESRGMTQGYPGAADGGTGFHSGHFVHMRGLPFRASESDIASFFSPLTPIRVHIDIGADGRATGEADVEFATHEDAVAAMSKDKNNMQHRYIELFLNSTAGGGAGMGSGMGSQMGNQMGSGMGCYGRETLDGTGYGAVGRMGMTGNYSGCYPNPDGLGGYGRGNSGNSGGYFGQHDSMGTAGWRGMY from the exons atGGCAGATGAATGCATTGTAAGAGTCCGTGGTTTGCCATGGTCCTGCACCCGGGAAGAAGTACTGGAATTtttttcag CCGACTGCAATATTGCTGATGGAGCCGGTGGCATTCACTTCACAATGTCCAAGGAAGGCCGCCCTAGTGGAGAAGCCTTTATTGTATTGGAAACAGAAGAAGATCTTAAAAAGTCACTAGAAAAAGACCGGAAATATATGGGTCACAGATATATTGAAG TTTTCAAGTCAAACAACACGGAAATGGAATGGGTCTTAAAACACAGCAGTGCTGGCGATTCAGAATCCTCCACAGATGGAACTGTGAGGCTTCGTGGGCTACCCTTTGGCTGCAGCAAAGAGGAGATTGTGCAGTTTTTCTCAG GGTTGAGAATCGTGCCAAATGGGATTACATTGACGGTGGACTACCAGGGGAGAAGCACAGGGGAGGCCTTCGTACAGTTTGCTTCAAAGGAGATAGCAGAAAAAGCTCTGGGGAAACACAAGGAAAGAATAGGGCACAG ATACATTGAAATATTTAAAAGTAGCAGAAGTGAAATCCGATCATCCTATGATCCACCTCGAAGAATGATGGGGGGACAGCGTCCAGGACCTTATGATCGACcaatgggtggtggtggtggtggtagcggTGGTGGCCGAGGTGCCTATTACGGAGCTGGCCGTGGCAACATGTATGATCGTAtgcgaggaggtggaggaggaggttaTGGGGGTG GCTATGGGGGATTCGATGAGTACAGTGGTTATAATAACTATGGCTTTGGAGATGGCTTTGACGATCGACTTAGAGAAAGCAGAG gtaTGACTCAAGGTTACCCCGGAGCAGCTGATGGTGGCACTGGTTTTCACAGTGGGCATTTTGTTCATATGCGGGGCTTACCTTTCCGTGCCTCAGAAAGCGATATTGCCAGT TTCTTTTCCCCACTTACACCCATCAGAGTACATATTGATATTGGGGCAGATGGAAGAGCCACTGGAGAAGCAGATGTGGAATTTGCAACACATGAAGATGCAGTAGCAGCCATGTCCAAAGATAAAAACAACATGC agcatCGGTACATTGAGCTATTTTTGAACTCAACTGCTGGTGGTGGTGCCGGAATGGGCAGCGGAATGGGCAGTCAAATGGGCAATCAAATGGGTAGTGGAATGGGATGTTATGGCAGAGAAACTTTAG ATGGTACGGGCTATGGTGCAGTTGGCAGAATGGGAATGACTGGAAACTACAGTGGATGTTATCCAAATCCAGATGGTCTAGGTGGTTATG GGAGGGGAAATTCTGGAAACAGTGGGGGCTACTTTGGGCAGCATGATAGCATGGGAACAGCTGGATGGCGTGGAATGTACTAG